In one window of Oryza sativa Japonica Group chromosome 9, ASM3414082v1 DNA:
- the LOC4346387 gene encoding uncharacterized protein, with the protein MSSTNTTSNDPKTTKDELAPPAPTAAEHGGGKDAVTKTVQTVEVKESVGQEPVLKPTKVVHQIPADQAKDAPKQD; encoded by the exons ATGTCGAGCACCAATACCACAAGCAACGACCCCAAGACGACCAAG GATGAATTAGCTCCGCCGGCACCGACGGCAGCGGAGCATGGAGGCGGCAAGGACGCGGTGACGAAGACGGTGCAGACGGTGGAGGTGAAGGAGTCGGTGGGGCAGGAGCCGGTGCTCAAGCCCACCAAGGTGGTGCACCAGATCCCCGCCGACCAGGCCAAGGACGCGCCCAAGCAGGATTAA
- the LOC4346386 gene encoding uncharacterized protein, whose product MLPTTASKGRGAARSAPPLFGPYLRRIVKWQQMDIEYTFWQMVHLCTSPKVVYQHTKYHKQTKNQWARDDPAFVVILILFLVFATSAYCAAYGESPSHAALTITSVVLVHFLFAGIVLATLCWFLTNSYLREEPNSHVVEQRVEWLYAFDVHCNSFFPAFVILYVLQYFLSPLLVAHGFFPALLSNLLFVVAISYYHYLNFLGYDVLPFLDRTTFFLYPIGLVIILSPLMILIGFNPTRYFLSLYFR is encoded by the exons ATGCTGCCCACGACGGCGTCCAAAGGGCGCGGCGCCGCCCGCTCTGCGCCGCCGCTCTTCGGCCCCTACCTCCGCCGCATCGTCAAG TGGCAACAAATGGATATCGAGTACACATTTTGGCAAATGGTCCATCTCTGTACTTCACCAAAAGTAGT CTATCAGCACACCAAATATCACAAGC AAACAAAGAATCAGTGGGCTCGGGATGATCCTGCTTTTGTTGTCATTCTAATTCTTTTCCTTGTGTTTGCAACATCAGCTTACTGTGCAGC GTATGGAGAGAGTCCTTCACATGCTGCTTTAACAATCACTTCAGTTGTGCTTGTCCATTTCTTGTTTGCTGGGATAGTTCTGGCCACACTTTGCTG GTTTCTTACAAATTCTTACTTGAGGGAGGAACCTAACAGTCATGTGGTTGAGCAACGTGTGGAGTG GCTCTATGCATTTGATGTTCATTGCAACTCATTCTTCCCAGCCTTTGTCATCCTATATG TGCTTCAATATTTTCTATCGCCTCTGTTGGTCGCACATGGCTTCTTTCCTGCTCTATTATCAAACCTCTTGTTTGTGGTGGCAATTTCTTATTATCACTACCTGAATTTTCTAGGATATGATG TTCTTCCATTTTTGGACAGAACAACATTTTTCTTGTACCCGATTGGGCTTGTCATCATTCTCTCTCCACTGA TGATACTCATAGGGTTCAATCCAACAAGATACTTTTTGAGCTTGTACTTCCGTTAA